From the Gemmatimonadota bacterium genome, the window TCCCGCTCCCGGGTGGCCAGGGCGGCTTCGAAGGTCCCGCCGCCGCGCAGTGCGTCGTGAATCGTCCGCGACTGGTCACCGTTGGCAACGATGTATATCCCCGGCAGTTCGAGCATGGCCGGATAGATGATCAGTTCCGGCGCGTCCAGTTTCGCGGGATCGACCGGTTCCGTGCGGAGCACAGACCCCTCGATCGCGAACCGCCGGTTCCGGCTGCTGTCGCTGCGGCCCATGATCCAGTAGAGCAGGAACCATGCGTCGTCAGCGGCCGACCGACCGATGATCAGCCCCCGCCCCGGATATCGGTTCGAGGCGATATGCCTTGCGAAATTCCGGGCCGGGATTCCAGTGTCGTTCATGGGGCGTACCCGAACCGATCCCTTCATTCGAACAGACTCAACTGATTCGGGTCTTTCTCGAGGGTCCTTTCCCGGGGCGCCTGTTCCTCGGCAACGTCGCGGTCCAGGAGGAGCAGCGCGTCCGACACGTCGCCGGCCACTTCCGCTGCCGAACCCTCGTGATCGGGTTTCAGCAGCAAAACTTCCTCCGGTTCGATATCGGGATCGGACAACAGCGCCGCGCTGTGCGTGCTGACCAACACCTGCCGGCCGGTGTTCCGCTGCATGCGCCGGATCAAGGCGGCAAGCCGGTTGACGATGCCCGGGTGCAGGCAGAGCTCGGGTTCCTCCAGGAACAGCAGGGATTCCCCGTCGAGAAGTGCCCACAACATGCCGATGAGCCGCAATGTCCCATCGGAGAACTGGTCCTCCCGCTGGATGCCCGCCCTGGGCCGCCAGTGGGCGTACAGCGCCTGGAGATGGGGGCGTCCGGTCTCCGGGTCCCGAATGAACTCGAGCTGCTCGAGCCGCGGCACGACCGCCTTGAGCACCGCTTCGATCCGGGACAGGCGGGCTCTTCGGGTCCGGTCGTGTTCCCGGGCTATACGGTCCAGGAAGTCCTGCCCGTAGGGGTCGCCCTCGAGCGTCCGGCCGCCGATCAGGTCCGCATGGCGGAGCAGCGAAGGGACCAGGTGATGGTATGTGATGGCCTGAAAGTACCGGGCTATCTCCCGGAACGCCCGGTTGGCGGTGATCTGTTCCAGGTAGGTCTGGGTCAGCCGTACGATGTCTTCCCGGTCCTCCTCGTTCGGCCGTTCGAGAATGACGGTCTCGTCCCGGCTCACCCGCTCATAGGTAATCAGCGTGTGCCGGTTTCCCCTGGCCTGCTGCTTGAGTCCGAGCTCATAGCGCCAGGTTTCACGCCCGTTCACCGGGTCGCAGAAGCGCACCTCGATGGCGATATCCGGATCCCTGCGCGCGGCGAGATTCCGGATCTTGGTCATGCCGCCCCGGTCCGCGACGGCCTTCTGGAGACCCCCGCCCTCGACCTTGGCGATATCCCGGAGAAACCGGAACACGTCCATCAGGTTGGACTTCCCGGACGCGTTGGGGCCTACGACGAACTGCCGCTTTTGCAGGTCGACGCTGATCCGCGAGAAATTCCGCCAGTTTCTGACTTTCAGATGGCGCACATACATGGTCCGCTCCGGCGATCCACGGTGTACTAGTCGAAAAAGCCCTGGTCTTCTTCCTTCAGGTAGGGCAGTGCCCTGTCCGGCACCAGGTCGACCCCCAGGCCGGGACTGTCCCACACGTCGATGAAGCCGTCTTTCACAATCGTTTCCGGCAATCCCTCCACGATATCGTACCACCAGGCCGGGTTGCCGACGGGGTATTCGAAGGCAATGTAATTGGGCGGCATGGCGGCCGAGGCGTGCACCAGGGCGGCCAGGCCGATCAGGCCGTCTATGACGCCGTGGGGCGCCATGAGCACGCCGTGGAGGTCGGCGTATTCCGCGATCCACTTCAGTTCCGCGATCCCGCCCACGTCGGCCGGATCGGGGCCTACCACGTCCACGGCCCTTTTTTCGATGAGATCGACGAAGTTCTCCCGAAGATAGATCTGCTCCCCCGTGTGAATCGGCGTGGAAGTCTTCGAATTCACTTCCCGGTAGAGGTCGGCCAGGACGAAGGGCGTATAGTCGCCGGTAATCATGTCTTCCAGCCACATGATGTGCAGGTGTTCCACGGCTTTCGCCAGGCGCAGGGCGTCCGGCACGAGCATGCCGGGGCCGCAGTCGAGGGCCAGGCCGACTTCATCGCCGAGGACCGCCTTCATGGCCTCGATGCAGGCTACGAGGTGCTTCAGGCCCTTCTCGGTGAGCGGCCCCCGATTGCCGTGAAAGCCCTGCTTCTGCAGGTCGCCGTAGAAGAAGTCGGGGACCTGCGACGGCATCTGGCTGTGAAAGCTGATGCCCTGCTTGATGATGGTAAACCCCTCGGGCGCTGCCTTCATCCGGGCCATGTCCTCCGCGTAGTCCTCCACGGTGGCCCCCTTCATGGGAAACCGCACGGCGCCGTTGTACACCCGCACCCGGTCCCGCATCTTGCCCCCAAGCAGCTTGTACACCGGCAGTCCGGCCGCCTTGCCCGCGATATCCCACAGGGCCATCTCGATGGCGCTAACCGCGCTGCCCCAGGGCTTGAAGCTGCCCAACCGCCGTATGCTCGAGATCACGCGGTTCACATCCGTCGGGTCCTGGCCGATAATGTGGTCCCGGTAGAACAGGACGTGGGGCTTCATGTAGGGCTTGGAGTTCTCGATCTGTCCCAGCCCGTGGATCCCCTCGTCCGTCGTGATCCGTACCACGGGGTTCTGGCCGATTACGGCGCATCTCAGGTCGGTGATCTTCATGCGGGACTCCCAGTACTCCCTGTGGTCTGTTGCAGCCGGCGCTCCCATCCCGCCGGCCGGCCGGCCGCCTCCCACGCCTTCATTTCGTCCAGCAGACGTTCGACGATGTCTTTCGGCCCCTGGAATCCGCCCTGACGTTTCATTTCGCAAACGCCGTCGGACAGCAGGTGCCGGTGCTCCTCGATGGGACCCGCACCGGGCGTCCAGGACGCGTAGGACGTGCAGTATCTTTGAAACATGGTGCGCCGCGGCGGGTCACGCAAGGGCCAGGGCAGCGCACCGTGACAGAGCGCTTCGGTAAAGACGACGGCGTCCCCGGCGTTGATGGGCACGTTGACGACCGTCGGCGGTCCGGAGCGGATGTCGATGGGTGCAGGCCGTTCGAAATAGGTCTTGTGGCTGCCGGGAATGCACACGAATCCGGCCCCTTCGGGCACGTCCACCAGGGAAATGGCCGCGTTGATGAAGGTGGCGAACACTTCGCCGTCCGCGGCCTGGTAGTCGTTGGCCGGGTTTCTCCACGCCCCGGTGGCGCCGTTGTGCAGCGTGATCTCGTCGCTGTCCGGCCTGTTCACCGTAAGGGCCGACAGCAGGTGCTGGGGCCGTTCCCTCGTCAGGGCGAGCACGAGGCGCATGATCGGCAGGTTCAGTATGAGCCGGTCGAATACCGGGTCGGCGTACTCGGAGTGGAGAATGGCTCGCGCGGCCGTCGGGTTTTCACCGGGATTCTCATAGGAACAGAGCGGCTGCGGCAGTTCCTCCTCTTCCATCCCGTGCCATTCGTCGCACCGCGCGATCATGCGATCCAGGTCATCGGGCGTGACGACCTTGCGAAGGACGAGATAACCGTGCAGATCGAAAAGCCACTTCTCTCTATCCGAAAGCATGCGACCCACCCCGTCAGTTCACATAAGCGTTGTGGAACGCGATCCACTTCGGCAGGACTTCCTCGATCACCTCCCTGGGCGGCAGGAACGCGATCCTCAAGTGACTGGTGCCCGGCTGCTGCCCGAATCCCTCGCCGTTGACCGTGACCAGTCCGGTCCGCTCCAGAAGTTCCATGCAGTAGTCGAAGTCGTTCGTACCTTCCGGCAGCTTGTCCAGCCTGGGGAAGAGGTACATCGCCCCGGTTCGCCCGAAACAGGAAACACCTTCCATCTGATCGAAACCCGACCTGATCATGACCGCCTTATCGTGGAGATCTTCGAGGATCGTCCTGCGTTCATTCGTGAAGCGGCGGTAGGGCTCGGCGTTCTCGGGTGGCGGATTGACGAGCAGGTACATCATCAGTTGGCCGACCGTGTTCGAACAGATGTTCACCGACGCCTGTTTGAGCACGAGATCGGTAAACGACAGTTCGGTGTTCCGAACGCGCGGAGCATTCCTGATCTCGAGATATCCGCCCCGGTGGCCGCACTCGCCGTAGAAACCCTTCGAGGTGCTGTGCACGCTGAACAGCGGCACACCGCTACGACCCAGCACCCGGGCGAAGGACACGAACCCCGCATCCCCACCGTAGACGTTCTCCTGGTAGACCTCGTCGGCGATGATGGCCAGACCGTTGTCGCCGGCAAAGGCGACCACCTCCCTGACGGTCTCTTCGGCCAGCACCGCGCCGGTCGGGTTACCCGGGTTGATCACCACGATGGCCTTGACGTCCACGCCGCGCCCGCGTGCGTCTTCCAGGGAAGATTCCAGCAGGTCCCGATCCAGGGCCCAACCCGAGTCCTCATTTAGGAAATAATCGACCTGCACGCCGCCGCAGCGCTTGATAGCCGCCGAGTACAGCGGATACTGGGGAATGGGGATCATGATGCCGTCCGACGCGTCGTCGATCAACAGGTCGATGACGTACCGCACACCTTCGCTGGCGCCGTTGGTGATGAATACCTGCTCCGGATCGGAACGGGGAACGGCGCCGCGGTCCGCATCGTCCGCACCGTCTCTGCGGTCTATGAATGCCGCCACGGCTTCCCGGATGAACCGCGGTCCGCTGCTGTCCGAGTAGGCGCCCATGCCGGTCTCCATCTGCGACAGGTAGCGTTCGCTGAGATCGAGCACGTAGTCCGAGTGGAAGTCGTCATGTTCCAGTCCGCCTGGCCCGCCTGGTCCGCCTGCTCCACCTGGGCCGCACGATCGGTCCAGGGCGCCGCCGTTAAACAACGCTTTGAGTCTGCGTTCGCGCTCAATGCGAACGGGATGCTCGACCAGGCTCAGCACCTCACGATAAAAGGAGATGGGTCGCTGGCCAAGGGCCTGGGGATTGCCGAGATTGCACGGGATGATGCGTCTTCCCTGTTGCTTCAGTTCGGCCGCCCGCAGGGGAATCGGTCCCCGCACGGCGTACTCCATTTCGAGTATCCTGCGATTGACCGCCATGTCCCAGGGCGCTTTTAATTGCATGGTTCCCGGTTCCGGTGGGTTGCGTTTTCAGATTCACTTAGATTATAGAATCACGCTACGTATTTGTCGATGTATAAATGACCGGCCCCGCGATCGTATTTGGCGATTATTGCTTGACCACCCTTTGGCCACGGGGTAACTTCGCCTCATACCGACAATCTATGCAGACCGAGAAAGGTACGAACTTTCCATCTTCGCCTGCAGGCAGACTGCCGCCATACCAGACAGCCCGTCGAATCGCGCCGGCTATACGGCCGGACTTCAAATGAATACCGGCGAAGGGCGTGTGCTGGATAAATGCGGAACGAGCGCAGGAGAAACCCGGGAGGAATCATGATTCGAAGGTCCTTTATACACATGGCTACGAGTGCCCTGGCCGCGACAGGAATTGCGTTCCTTGCGGTCGCGTGCGCGGACATGGAGGTGGCTGAACAGACCGCTGACGCTGACGCTGACGCCGACGCCGTGATGGCGCCGATGTTCGAGGTGGACCCCCTGTGGCCCAAGCCGCTGCCCAACCACTGGATCCTGGGTTCCGCCATCGGCGTAACCGTCGACGCCAACGACAACATCTGGATCATACACCGCGGAAACGGTAACCCGAGCACGGAACTGGGCGCTGCGCAGGACCCGCCCGTGGCCGAATGCTGCATTCCCGCGCCGCCGGTACTCCAGTTCAGTCCCGAGGGCGATCTGTTGAACCATTGGGGCGGACCGGGAGAAGGATACGACTGGCCGGGTTCGAATCACGGGATTACCGTC encodes:
- a CDS encoding AAA family ATPase, which produces MYVRHLKVRNWRNFSRISVDLQKRQFVVGPNASGKSNLMDVFRFLRDIAKVEGGGLQKAVADRGGMTKIRNLAARRDPDIAIEVRFCDPVNGRETWRYELGLKQQARGNRHTLITYERVSRDETVILERPNEEDREDIVRLTQTYLEQITANRAFREIARYFQAITYHHLVPSLLRHADLIGGRTLEGDPYGQDFLDRIAREHDRTRRARLSRIEAVLKAVVPRLEQLEFIRDPETGRPHLQALYAHWRPRAGIQREDQFSDGTLRLIGMLWALLDGESLLFLEEPELCLHPGIVNRLAALIRRMQRNTGRQVLVSTHSAALLSDPDIEPEEVLLLKPDHEGSAAEVAGDVSDALLLLDRDVAEEQAPRERTLEKDPNQLSLFE
- a CDS encoding aminotransferase class I/II-fold pyridoxal phosphate-dependent enzyme translates to MQLKAPWDMAVNRRILEMEYAVRGPIPLRAAELKQQGRRIIPCNLGNPQALGQRPISFYREVLSLVEHPVRIERERRLKALFNGGALDRSCGPGGAGGPGGPGGLEHDDFHSDYVLDLSERYLSQMETGMGAYSDSSGPRFIREAVAAFIDRRDGADDADRGAVPRSDPEQVFITNGASEGVRYVIDLLIDDASDGIMIPIPQYPLYSAAIKRCGGVQVDYFLNEDSGWALDRDLLESSLEDARGRGVDVKAIVVINPGNPTGAVLAEETVREVVAFAGDNGLAIIADEVYQENVYGGDAGFVSFARVLGRSGVPLFSVHSTSKGFYGECGHRGGYLEIRNAPRVRNTELSFTDLVLKQASVNICSNTVGQLMMYLLVNPPPENAEPYRRFTNERRTILEDLHDKAVMIRSGFDQMEGVSCFGRTGAMYLFPRLDKLPEGTNDFDYCMELLERTGLVTVNGEGFGQQPGTSHLRIAFLPPREVIEEVLPKWIAFHNAYVN
- a CDS encoding inosine monophosphate cyclohydrolase gives rise to the protein MNDTGIPARNFARHIASNRYPGRGLIIGRSAADDAWFLLYWIMGRSDSSRNRRFAIEGSVLRTEPVDPAKLDAPELIIYPAMLELPGIYIVANGDQSRTIHDALRGGGTFEAALATREREPDAPNYTPRISGMLDLNGPPALSLSVLRANPADPAHTDRLTYRPDPPPPGLGLCLTTYMGDGEPLPAFSDDPLLMPLGGGPEEVMETYWDALDEENRVAIALKWVTRDGNSELMASNRF
- a CDS encoding phytanoyl-CoA dioxygenase family protein, with the translated sequence MLSDREKWLFDLHGYLVLRKVVTPDDLDRMIARCDEWHGMEEEELPQPLCSYENPGENPTAARAILHSEYADPVFDRLILNLPIMRLVLALTRERPQHLLSALTVNRPDSDEITLHNGATGAWRNPANDYQAADGEVFATFINAAISLVDVPEGAGFVCIPGSHKTYFERPAPIDIRSGPPTVVNVPINAGDAVVFTEALCHGALPWPLRDPPRRTMFQRYCTSYASWTPGAGPIEEHRHLLSDGVCEMKRQGGFQGPKDIVERLLDEMKAWEAAGRPAGWERRLQQTTGSTGSPA
- a CDS encoding mandelate racemase/muconate lactonizing enzyme family protein, translated to MKITDLRCAVIGQNPVVRITTDEGIHGLGQIENSKPYMKPHVLFYRDHIIGQDPTDVNRVISSIRRLGSFKPWGSAVSAIEMALWDIAGKAAGLPVYKLLGGKMRDRVRVYNGAVRFPMKGATVEDYAEDMARMKAAPEGFTIIKQGISFHSQMPSQVPDFFYGDLQKQGFHGNRGPLTEKGLKHLVACIEAMKAVLGDEVGLALDCGPGMLVPDALRLAKAVEHLHIMWLEDMITGDYTPFVLADLYREVNSKTSTPIHTGEQIYLRENFVDLIEKRAVDVVGPDPADVGGIAELKWIAEYADLHGVLMAPHGVIDGLIGLAALVHASAAMPPNYIAFEYPVGNPAWWYDIVEGLPETIVKDGFIDVWDSPGLGVDLVPDRALPYLKEEDQGFFD